In Gammaproteobacteria bacterium, the following are encoded in one genomic region:
- a CDS encoding thiamine phosphate synthase has product VVTGGHARQTNQVVDSWQDSTGIRHFATPRHPHTNLRGTGCRLATLIACHLVQGSSAGDAVVRSLMCLNHAIGKPVCLPAGHGYPAPQALTPTQASLPTLLFDSHWPQVDTERCFRPIPHPIGLYPIVDSLDWLERLQHYELALIQLRLKKPLAQCRDEIRAACELARKAGIRLIVNDHWQAAIEYGAFGVHLGQDDLAEADLDAIAHANLALGVSTHDYFELVRALALSPSYVALGHIFPTPTKVMPSAPQGLQRLAEYVKLPLPVPTVAIGGIDLDNARSVADTGVDGVAVVRAVTQAPDLDATIRRFQSLFMRRK; this is encoded by the coding sequence TGGTCGTCACCGGGGGACATGCTCGGCAAACAAATCAGGTGGTGGACAGTTGGCAGGATTCCACCGGCATTCGACACTTTGCCACGCCGCGTCACCCACACACCAATCTGCGCGGCACTGGATGCCGGCTGGCCACACTCATTGCCTGTCATTTGGTGCAAGGCAGCAGCGCTGGCGATGCGGTGGTGCGCAGTCTCATGTGCCTAAACCATGCCATTGGCAAACCAGTGTGCCTTCCGGCCGGGCATGGTTATCCGGCGCCTCAGGCCTTGACACCAACGCAAGCCAGTCTGCCGACGCTTTTGTTCGATAGCCATTGGCCACAGGTTGACACGGAGCGCTGTTTCCGACCGATTCCACATCCTATCGGTTTGTACCCGATTGTGGATTCACTCGACTGGTTGGAGCGTCTGCAGCACTATGAGCTTGCGCTGATTCAGTTACGTCTGAAAAAACCTCTGGCTCAATGCCGGGATGAAATTCGCGCGGCGTGCGAATTGGCACGAAAGGCAGGCATACGACTGATCGTCAACGATCACTGGCAGGCGGCCATTGAATACGGCGCCTTTGGCGTGCACCTCGGGCAAGACGATCTGGCCGAGGCCGATCTTGATGCCATCGCGCACGCGAATCTCGCCCTCGGCGTGAGCACGCATGACTATTTTGAACTCGTTCGAGCGCTTGCACTGTCCCCGAGCTATGTTGCCCTTGGCCATATTTTTCCAACACCAACGAAGGTCATGCCTTCTGCGCCACAGGGCCTACAACGTCTGGCCGAATACGTGAAGCTACCATTGCCAGTGCCCACCGTTGCCATTGGCGGGATCGACCTTGATAACGCACGCTCCGTGGCGGACACCGGCGTGGACGGCGTGGCGGTAGTGCGTGCGGTCACACAGGCGCCAGATCTTGACGCGACGATCCGCCGGTTTCAATCACTTTTTATGCGCAGGAAATGA
- a CDS encoding HesA/MoeB/ThiF family protein, producing the protein MTMNGLERRYARQLLVPEMDEAKQARLAEMSVGIIGVGGLGCHIAPALAAAGIGCLHLMDDDLVSESNLPRQWLYHNHHIGAPKVHCCADFIRQHRPDVRVTTHAMRMNEAALAECQHTSGRFDLLIDASDNLTTRQAANRFAHNANCPLITAAVAGWQGHVAFFDFGLNASPCYECVVGQQSLPSCLEDGVFGPMAAWVASCAALMAIKWMIGLGQSPLWVQMDGRTMTQKVFSIQPDPQCSVCGETSHDHRADQ; encoded by the coding sequence ATGACCATGAATGGGCTTGAGCGACGTTATGCACGGCAATTGCTGGTGCCAGAAATGGACGAGGCCAAACAAGCACGTCTCGCCGAAATGTCTGTCGGAATCATTGGCGTCGGAGGCCTTGGCTGTCATATTGCGCCGGCGCTGGCGGCAGCAGGCATTGGATGCCTGCACCTGATGGACGATGACCTGGTCAGTGAAAGCAATTTGCCGCGTCAGTGGCTATATCACAATCATCACATCGGCGCGCCTAAAGTCCATTGCTGTGCTGATTTTATCCGCCAGCATCGTCCTGACGTACGCGTCACCACACACGCCATGCGTATGAATGAGGCGGCGCTGGCTGAATGCCAGCACACCTCCGGGCGCTTCGATCTACTCATTGATGCTTCCGACAACCTCACGACACGCCAAGCAGCGAATCGTTTCGCCCACAACGCCAACTGTCCACTTATCACCGCTGCCGTGGCCGGATGGCAAGGACATGTCGCATTTTTCGACTTTGGGCTCAACGCGAGTCCCTGCTATGAATGTGTGGTTGGCCAGCAATCGTTACCTTCTTGTCTCGAAGATGGCGTTTTTGGCCCGATGGCCGCTTGGGTGGCTAGTTGCGCCGCCCTCATGGCCATCAAGTGGATGATTGGTCTCGGCCAATCCCCCTTGTGGGTACAAATGGATGGTCGCACCATGACCCAAAAAGTCTTTTCAATTCAACCGGATCCTCAATGTTCCGTCTGTGGAGAAACCAGCCATGATCACCGTGCTGATCAATGA
- the thiS gene encoding sulfur carrier protein ThiS, whose translation MITVLINDKPVSLCQGATLQDALNAYAKTSDRLAVAVNGTVVPNTQWHTYQLADNDRLDVFQLVAGG comes from the coding sequence ATGATCACCGTGCTGATCAATGACAAACCTGTATCACTGTGCCAAGGGGCAACTCTTCAGGATGCGCTTAACGCCTATGCCAAGACCTCCGATCGACTGGCGGTTGCGGTCAATGGCACCGTCGTGCCGAACACACAATGGCATACCTACCAATTGGCTGACAATGATCGACTTGATGTCTTTCAACTGGTCGCAGGAGGCTAG
- a CDS encoding thiazole synthase: MGANWSIGDTTFHSRLLLGTGKFASVAEMQAAVRSSGSQMVTAALKRFDPDHPEDDLFTPLQALGVTVIPNTSGARNAKEAIVAAELARSLTGSPWIKLEIHPNPRHLMPDALATVEAARELVAQDFKVLPYMHADPILAKQLEEIGCAAVMPLGAPIGSNQGLQTEVFLQQIIAEATVPVIVDAGLGRPSDAARAMELGADAVLVNTAIATASDPVRMAKAFARAVEAGLAGRQAGLAETAGPSPSSPQTLFSELWS; this comes from the coding sequence ATGGGCGCAAACTGGTCAATTGGAGACACAACCTTTCACTCGCGCCTCTTGCTTGGCACCGGTAAATTCGCCAGCGTCGCTGAAATGCAGGCGGCGGTGCGGTCCAGTGGCAGCCAGATGGTGACCGCGGCGCTCAAGCGCTTCGATCCAGACCATCCTGAAGACGATCTTTTCACACCGCTGCAAGCACTTGGTGTGACTGTCATTCCTAACACCTCGGGCGCGAGAAATGCCAAAGAAGCCATTGTCGCGGCCGAGTTGGCGCGCAGCTTGACGGGTTCGCCGTGGATCAAACTTGAAATCCACCCAAATCCTCGCCACCTGATGCCCGACGCGTTGGCCACTGTCGAAGCCGCACGCGAATTGGTCGCGCAAGACTTCAAGGTATTGCCATATATGCATGCTGATCCAATTCTGGCCAAACAATTGGAAGAAATAGGCTGTGCCGCCGTCATGCCACTGGGCGCCCCCATTGGCTCCAATCAAGGGCTACAAACAGAAGTGTTTCTCCAACAAATCATCGCGGAAGCCACGGTGCCAGTCATTGTCGACGCGGGGCTCGGACGTCCTTCAGACGCGGCGCGGGCTATGGAACTAGGGGCCGATGCTGTGCTCGTCAACACAGCCATTGCCACCGCCTCCGATCCTGTGCGCATGGCTAAAGCTTTTGCTCGTGCCGTCGAAGCCGGGCTGGCCGGGCGTCAAGCCGGACTTGCCGAGACCGCCGGCCCCTCGCCAAGTTCGCCCCAAACACTATTTTCGGAGCTTTGGTCATGA
- the thiH gene encoding 2-iminoacetate synthase ThiH, with the protein MSWSNWLTENSPERIEAQAQQCREIDVLRALQKAGHAMTEDDLIALLSPAATSHLPAIAERSYHLTRQHFGHNIHFYVPLYLSNRCANHCTYCGFSRHIAQKRTTLNIDQIHAELRAIKKRGFNNVLLVTGESHKVGADYLAQAANLAHTMFSMVGLEVQSLSDKDYERMSHTGVDYIPFYQETYHQHTYEQVHLAGPKADYQHRLATPARIARAGIRKVGLGVLLGLGPWRYDVIALARHLRWLEKKFWRTTFSVSLPRLRPCAASQGSSYQTPSDQWFLQIIMALRLWSPTVEIVLSTREPSQLRDRLLPFGVTHISAGSSTQPGGYAEANVRLRQFDIDDHRTPQEIATVIRKLGLQPVWTDWRSELSQPMDLSL; encoded by the coding sequence ATGAGTTGGTCCAACTGGTTGACCGAAAATAGCCCGGAACGCATTGAAGCGCAGGCGCAGCAATGTCGAGAGATCGACGTGTTACGCGCGTTGCAAAAGGCCGGTCATGCCATGACCGAAGACGATCTCATCGCATTATTGAGCCCGGCTGCCACATCGCACTTACCGGCCATTGCCGAACGTAGCTATCATCTGACGCGACAGCACTTTGGCCACAATATTCATTTCTATGTCCCGCTGTATCTTTCCAATCGATGTGCAAATCACTGCACATACTGTGGATTCAGCCGACATATCGCCCAAAAACGCACCACCTTGAACATCGACCAAATCCACGCCGAACTGCGCGCCATTAAGAAGCGCGGCTTTAACAATGTGTTGCTGGTCACCGGTGAGAGCCACAAAGTGGGTGCCGACTATTTGGCGCAGGCCGCCAACCTTGCCCATACGATGTTTTCCATGGTGGGGCTTGAGGTGCAAAGCTTATCGGACAAGGATTACGAACGGATGAGCCATACCGGCGTCGACTACATCCCGTTTTATCAAGAAACCTATCACCAACACACTTACGAACAAGTGCATCTGGCCGGCCCAAAAGCTGATTATCAACACCGTTTAGCGACCCCGGCACGCATCGCGAGGGCGGGTATTCGCAAAGTTGGTCTTGGTGTGCTGCTCGGCCTTGGCCCTTGGCGATACGATGTCATTGCGCTCGCTCGACATCTTCGCTGGTTGGAAAAAAAGTTTTGGCGCACGACATTCAGTGTCAGTCTCCCCCGTCTGAGACCATGCGCAGCCAGCCAAGGCTCGTCATACCAGACACCAAGCGATCAGTGGTTCCTACAAATCATCATGGCGTTGCGGCTTTGGTCGCCGACCGTCGAGATCGTCTTGTCAACCCGCGAGCCAAGCCAGCTGCGTGATCGTTTACTCCCCTTTGGCGTCACTCACATTAGCGCCGGCTCGTCCACACAACCCGGCGGCTACGCCGAAGCCAATGTGCGGCTACGCCAATTCGATATTGATGATCACCGCACGCCGCAAGAAATTGCCACGGTCATTCGCAAATTGGGGCTACAACCGGTATGGACCGACTGGCGCTCAGAACTCTCGCAGCCAATGGACCTAAGTTTATGA
- a CDS encoding methionine adenosyltransferase: protein MSEYRIFTSESVSEGHPDKIADQISDAILDAILEQDKMARVACETLVKTGMVLVAGEISTSAWVDIEHLVREVVRDIGYTHSDMGFDADSCAVINAIGKQSPDIARGVDRDDPAELGAGDQGLMFGYATNETDVLMPAPILYAHRLVERQAELRKDGTLPWLRPDAKSQVTFRYENGKPVAVDAVVLSTQHAPEIKYDDLQEAVRELIIKHVLPEEWLDKHTKYHINPTGSFVIGGPMGDCGLTGRKIIVDTYGGAARHGGGAFSGKDPTKVDRSAAYAARYVAKNIVAAGLAERCEVQVSYAIGVAEPTSISINTFGTARIDEDKIAKLVRTHFDLRPYGLIQMLDLVRPIYRQTAAYGHFGREIPDFTWENTDKAEALRADAGLA from the coding sequence ATGTCAGAGTATCGAATTTTTACCTCCGAATCGGTGTCCGAAGGCCACCCAGATAAAATTGCAGACCAAATTTCCGATGCGATTTTGGACGCCATTCTCGAACAGGACAAGATGGCCAGAGTCGCCTGTGAAACTTTGGTCAAAACAGGCATGGTGTTAGTCGCCGGCGAAATTTCGACGTCCGCTTGGGTAGATATTGAACACCTCGTGCGGGAAGTTGTGCGAGATATTGGCTACACCCATTCTGACATGGGCTTTGATGCAGATTCCTGTGCCGTCATAAACGCCATTGGTAAACAGTCTCCGGACATTGCCCGTGGTGTGGATCGCGACGATCCGGCTGAGCTGGGGGCAGGTGACCAAGGCTTGATGTTTGGCTATGCCACTAACGAAACTGACGTCCTTATGCCGGCACCGATCCTCTATGCACACCGTCTGGTGGAGCGTCAGGCAGAACTGCGCAAAGACGGCACGTTGCCCTGGCTTCGCCCTGATGCCAAAAGCCAAGTCACCTTCAGATATGAAAATGGCAAACCGGTTGCCGTCGATGCCGTCGTGCTGTCAACACAACATGCACCGGAAATTAAGTACGACGACTTGCAGGAAGCCGTTCGAGAGCTCATCATCAAACATGTATTGCCTGAAGAGTGGCTTGACAAGCATACCAAGTACCATATCAATCCCACTGGTTCTTTCGTGATTGGCGGGCCGATGGGCGATTGCGGTCTGACTGGACGTAAAATCATCGTTGACACCTATGGCGGGGCCGCACGTCATGGCGGTGGCGCATTCTCAGGCAAAGACCCAACTAAGGTGGACCGAAGCGCTGCTTATGCGGCACGTTACGTGGCCAAAAACATCGTCGCTGCTGGCCTTGCCGAGCGCTGTGAGGTACAAGTCTCGTACGCCATCGGTGTCGCAGAGCCAACTTCCATCAGCATTAACACCTTTGGCACGGCGCGTATTGACGAAGATAAAATTGCCAAACTTGTCCGCACCCATTTCGATTTGCGACCTTATGGTCTGATTCAAATGCTGGATCTGGTTCGGCCAATTTATCGCCAAACCGCTGCTTATGGGCATTTTGGCCGAGAAATCCCAGACTTTACATGGGAGAACACCGACAAGGCGGAGGCCCTCCGGGCCGATGCTGGATTAGCATGA
- a CDS encoding adenosylhomocysteinase codes for MTDTSFTDYKVADMSLADWGRKEIRIAETEMPGLMALRREFADSQPLAGARIAGCLHMTIQTAVLIETLVALGAEVRWSSCNIFSTQDHAAAAIAAAGIPVFAWKGETEEEYEWCIRQTIEGPNGWTPNLLLDDGGDLTAIVHQHYPHLLENIRGVSEETTTGVHRLYEMAKAGTLKMPAINVNDSVTKSKFDNLYGCRESLLDGIKRATDVMIAGKIAVVCGYGDVGKGCAQSLRGQGATVWVTEIDPICALQAAMEGYRVVTMEEAAPVADIFVTATGNYHVITHDHMVAMKDQAIVCNIGHFDNEIDVASLRQYEWENIKPQVDHVIFPDGKRIILLAEGRLVNLGCATGHPSFVMSNSFTNQVLAQIELWQNHEKYDNQVYVLPKHLDEKVARLHLDRIGAKLTRLTPEQAEYIGVSIDGPYKPDHYRY; via the coding sequence ATGACAGACACAAGTTTCACTGACTACAAAGTGGCCGATATGTCCCTGGCCGACTGGGGACGCAAGGAAATTCGCATCGCCGAAACCGAAATGCCTGGTCTGATGGCACTGCGCCGCGAATTCGCGGACAGTCAGCCGTTAGCAGGCGCACGAATTGCGGGCTGTCTGCACATGACGATTCAGACCGCCGTACTGATTGAAACACTGGTCGCATTGGGCGCAGAAGTGCGTTGGTCAAGCTGCAATATCTTTTCCACACAGGATCATGCCGCGGCTGCCATTGCCGCCGCAGGTATTCCCGTTTTTGCCTGGAAAGGTGAGACCGAAGAGGAATACGAATGGTGTATCCGCCAAACCATTGAAGGCCCCAATGGTTGGACACCAAACTTGTTGCTTGATGACGGTGGCGATCTGACCGCCATTGTCCATCAACACTATCCGCACTTACTCGAAAACATTCGTGGTGTCTCTGAAGAAACCACCACCGGTGTGCACCGACTCTATGAAATGGCCAAAGCTGGCACATTGAAAATGCCAGCGATCAACGTCAACGACTCCGTCACCAAATCCAAATTCGACAATCTTTATGGATGCCGTGAGTCGCTTCTCGATGGCATTAAACGTGCGACCGATGTCATGATCGCCGGCAAAATTGCCGTCGTGTGCGGCTATGGGGATGTGGGTAAGGGCTGTGCGCAGTCGCTGCGGGGTCAGGGGGCCACGGTCTGGGTCACCGAGATCGATCCGATTTGTGCCCTCCAAGCAGCCATGGAAGGGTATCGTGTGGTGACGATGGAAGAAGCCGCACCTGTCGCTGACATCTTTGTCACCGCCACTGGTAACTACCATGTCATCACGCACGATCATATGGTGGCCATGAAAGATCAGGCCATCGTTTGTAATATCGGCCACTTCGATAACGAAATTGATGTGGCATCACTGCGTCAATACGAATGGGAAAATATCAAACCTCAAGTGGATCATGTCATTTTCCCAGATGGTAAACGCATCATCTTGCTCGCAGAAGGACGCCTCGTAAACTTGGGCTGTGCGACTGGCCACCCCAGCTTCGTGATGTCAAACAGCTTTACCAATCAGGTGCTTGCGCAAATCGAGCTGTGGCAAAACCACGAAAAATACGACAATCAGGTCTATGTGCTGCCGAAACACCTCGACGAGAAAGTGGCCAGGTTGCACCTCGACCGCATCGGCGCGAAGCTGACCCGCCTCACACCGGAACAGGCGGAATATATCGGTGTCAGCATCGACGGCCCCTACAAGCCAGACCATTACCGATATTAA
- a CDS encoding 16S rRNA (uracil(1498)-N(3))-methyltransferase: protein MSSIRLYVSKPLPPSGEIIIADGAFHHLCRVLRAKPGQTVTLFNGDGFDYVGTLTAVSKREACIRIDHHTKNVASPTLSITLLQAVSKGERMDWAVQKSVELGVSRIVPVLTERSVVRLTAERWEKKVNHWQQVAISACEQSGRSDIPIIAPVQTLSQAWQALPTESLRLVASPDGQRKLRDLNDTQVVQGVVILVGPEGGLTDTELNALTPQPIKISMGPRILRTETAPLAFLAGLHALYGDS, encoded by the coding sequence ATGAGTTCGATTCGTCTTTACGTGTCCAAACCCCTTCCGCCGTCGGGTGAGATCATCATTGCCGACGGCGCCTTTCATCATCTTTGCCGGGTGCTACGTGCCAAACCTGGACAGACTGTCACACTCTTCAATGGTGACGGCTTTGACTACGTTGGCACACTCACCGCCGTATCGAAACGCGAAGCCTGCATCCGCATTGATCACCACACAAAGAATGTCGCATCACCCACACTTTCTATCACGCTATTACAAGCCGTCAGTAAAGGCGAGCGAATGGATTGGGCGGTACAAAAATCGGTTGAACTGGGCGTCAGTCGAATTGTGCCTGTGCTGACTGAGCGCTCGGTGGTGCGACTGACCGCCGAACGTTGGGAAAAGAAAGTCAATCACTGGCAGCAGGTGGCGATCAGTGCCTGTGAACAATCCGGTCGTTCAGATATCCCTATCATCGCCCCCGTTCAGACATTGTCACAAGCATGGCAAGCGCTGCCGACAGAATCGCTGCGGCTCGTGGCCAGCCCAGACGGCCAACGGAAACTTCGCGATTTGAACGACACGCAAGTAGTCCAGGGCGTTGTGATTTTAGTGGGTCCCGAGGGCGGGCTCACCGACACCGAACTCAACGCTCTCACACCACAACCGATCAAAATCTCAATGGGGCCGCGAATACTGCGCACAGAAACTGCGCCGCTGGCATTTCTGGCTGGCTTGCACGCCTTGTACGGTGACAGTTAA